Proteins encoded within one genomic window of Candidatus Hydrogenedentota bacterium:
- a CDS encoding ABC transporter ATP-binding protein, with amino-acid sequence MPTCIETTDLTKCYGHVVAVGGLSLRIEVGEIFGLLGPNGAGKSTTLYMLTGLVRPTSGTVTVFGKDLRRAFLDIAGRMGVLVERPSFYDHLTARANLLLLARLAGRGVTVDRALDRAGLLWAADRKVHTFSHGMRQRLGLAQALLTEPELLILDEPTNGLDTESARDTIRLLRLLAERAKVTIIVSSNLLHEAEALCDRVAIMNRGRLLTCERTDKLLSYDPKQVEVIVEAPEAAAKRLMDQPWVDAVETDHGRINVKLGNATIHQLTSFLISSGCVISGVIPQRRSLEDFFLKAIKR; translated from the coding sequence TGGCGAGATCTTCGGCCTCCTGGGGCCTAACGGGGCCGGGAAGAGTACCACGCTCTATATGCTTACGGGGCTGGTGCGGCCCACCAGCGGCACGGTCACTGTTTTCGGCAAGGATCTGCGGCGGGCTTTTCTGGATATCGCCGGGCGCATGGGCGTGCTCGTCGAGCGCCCATCTTTCTACGACCATTTGACTGCGAGGGCCAACCTGCTTCTTTTGGCCCGGCTGGCGGGACGGGGGGTCACGGTGGACCGCGCATTGGACCGCGCGGGATTGCTCTGGGCCGCAGACCGAAAAGTCCATACGTTCTCGCACGGCATGCGCCAGCGTCTGGGTCTGGCCCAAGCCCTGCTTACGGAACCGGAATTGCTCATTCTGGACGAGCCCACCAACGGGCTGGATACCGAATCGGCGCGCGATACCATTAGGCTCCTGCGGCTACTGGCCGAACGGGCCAAGGTGACCATCATCGTGTCGAGCAACTTGCTTCATGAGGCGGAAGCCCTGTGCGACCGTGTGGCCATCATGAACCGCGGCCGCCTGCTTACCTGTGAACGCACGGATAAACTGCTTTCTTACGACCCCAAACAGGTGGAAGTGATTGTCGAGGCGCCGGAAGCCGCCGCGAAACGCCTCATGGACCAGCCGTGGGTGGACGCCGTGGAAACCGACCACGGGCGGATCAACGTGAAACTGGGCAATGCCACTATCCATCAATTGACGTCTTTTCTGATCAGCTCCGGGTGCGTCATATCAGGCGTGATTCCGCAGCGAAGGTCGCTCGAGGACTTTTTCTTGAAGGCGATCAAACGATGA
- a CDS encoding ABC transporter permease translates to MIHRIWNAYFVELCKGIRLRFTWAGPCLVAAAVLAAMLQSPIERDGVSDYRFVLDATAIALGMLGLLLIVIFCSGLIASELGRGTIRLVLVRPLRRVEFLIAKLMWGMTFAAVVVVLAAVGSWALALVFGEMHGVEYGGEILYTGAGMAGTYVAAALFAMFPLLALVAYALFISTLSRSHAAAIGWAVGLWLLLDMVKNPLGIQPFVFSSYLETWQIFAQRADGFPELGWLPEDAPWIVIVPAIWTVAFVAAAAGILQKRSLHA, encoded by the coding sequence ATGATACACAGGATTTGGAACGCCTATTTTGTTGAATTGTGCAAGGGGATACGATTGCGTTTCACATGGGCGGGGCCTTGTCTTGTTGCGGCGGCCGTGCTGGCCGCCATGCTGCAGAGCCCGATCGAACGGGACGGAGTCAGCGACTACCGGTTCGTGCTCGATGCGACGGCTATTGCTCTTGGAATGCTGGGACTTCTTCTCATCGTGATCTTCTGCTCGGGGTTGATTGCTTCCGAGCTGGGCCGGGGCACCATCCGCCTGGTCCTTGTCCGGCCCTTGCGCCGCGTCGAGTTTTTGATCGCCAAGCTCATGTGGGGCATGACCTTTGCTGCTGTTGTCGTAGTTTTGGCTGCAGTGGGCAGTTGGGCTCTGGCTCTCGTCTTCGGCGAAATGCATGGCGTCGAGTATGGCGGGGAGATCCTGTACACCGGGGCCGGCATGGCGGGAACCTATGTGGCGGCCGCCCTATTCGCCATGTTCCCATTGTTGGCCCTTGTAGCGTATGCCTTGTTCATATCCACTCTCAGTCGCAGTCATGCCGCTGCCATCGGCTGGGCTGTGGGTCTCTGGCTGCTGCTCGACATGGTCAAGAATCCTCTGGGTATCCAGCCCTTTGTCTTCTCAAGCTACCTTGAAACGTGGCAGATCTTTGCCCAAAGAGCCGATGGCTTCCCCGAGTTGGGCTGGTTGCCCGAGGATGCCCCTTGGATCGTTATCGTGCCCGCAATCTGGACCGTGGCGTTCGTGGCGGCTGCCGCTGGCATCCTCCAGAAACGGAGCCTGCACGCATGA
- a CDS encoding VCBS repeat-containing protein gives MSGVLVTLFCGALLFVEQDIPGIRVGRTDPLSGEPWRNFRQGDMDRDGKTDLVLPDSVAFQRGGGFRKEDLLSLPHLDECPACDLWDSTLYLRLPSRLVAVKWAPEGWQTVLDNAVAWPHEENPPAGTSAPPVDRAPAVHFERFLQDLDGDGVPEVVVASQRGLHVYAKSEAGYSEAAVLDVLPPLRLVPCQTPSFWPPDARPDPSPELQLSSRFFLAGNQLVTLESDLWPGEQARYRIRRYVLESAENAACVTRLVEDRRTPLMAASMRPCRLNEDDVIDFAGGRWLFTPGGVLHAPVYETLASTDGGETMQFVRSMSLRPRCSFVDFNGDGRLDMVTESSGLFAGGVRESVARFMSADALDHELRIHLQDEKGTFPGTPDIRGTFRVNIGKVIAGSGERFARYLASELADITGDFDGDGIRDVLIHSDARLLQGFRGTREGFRSRPLLEVETQPDWRYAVDDIDGDGRSDIVFRWMDPASADGYERCRVFLTREKTQ, from the coding sequence ATGAGCGGGGTTCTCGTGACGCTGTTCTGCGGCGCGCTGCTCTTCGTCGAGCAAGACATCCCGGGAATCCGCGTGGGGCGGACGGACCCTCTGTCGGGCGAACCGTGGCGCAATTTCCGGCAAGGCGACATGGACAGAGACGGCAAGACCGACTTGGTTCTACCGGATTCCGTCGCGTTTCAGCGGGGCGGTGGGTTCCGCAAAGAAGATCTGCTGTCTTTGCCTCATCTGGACGAGTGCCCCGCCTGCGACCTTTGGGATTCCACGTTGTATCTGCGGCTGCCTTCACGACTGGTCGCCGTGAAATGGGCGCCCGAGGGGTGGCAAACAGTCCTGGATAATGCCGTAGCCTGGCCCCACGAGGAGAATCCGCCGGCCGGAACGTCTGCGCCGCCGGTTGATCGGGCCCCCGCCGTGCATTTCGAGCGGTTTCTTCAGGATTTGGACGGCGACGGCGTGCCCGAGGTCGTTGTAGCCAGTCAACGGGGGCTACATGTCTACGCGAAGTCAGAGGCCGGATACTCGGAAGCCGCCGTGCTCGATGTCCTGCCGCCTCTCCGGCTGGTTCCTTGCCAAACGCCTTCATTCTGGCCGCCGGATGCACGCCCGGACCCGTCGCCGGAATTGCAGTTGTCAAGCCGGTTTTTTCTTGCCGGAAACCAGCTCGTGACGCTTGAGTCCGACCTTTGGCCCGGAGAACAAGCGCGCTACCGTATTCGGCGGTACGTTCTCGAGAGTGCCGAGAACGCTGCGTGTGTCACGCGCCTTGTCGAGGACCGCCGGACGCCGCTCATGGCCGCCAGCATGCGGCCTTGCCGTCTCAACGAAGACGACGTCATAGACTTCGCCGGCGGCCGTTGGCTGTTCACGCCGGGCGGTGTTCTTCACGCGCCGGTGTATGAAACCCTTGCATCGACCGATGGCGGGGAAACCATGCAGTTCGTGCGCAGCATGTCGCTTCGTCCACGCTGCTCGTTTGTAGATTTCAATGGAGACGGGCGCCTCGATATGGTCACGGAATCGTCGGGTTTGTTTGCAGGGGGCGTTCGAGAGAGCGTGGCGAGATTCATGAGCGCAGACGCTCTCGACCATGAGCTCCGCATCCATCTGCAAGACGAAAAGGGGACTTTCCCGGGGACTCCGGATATCCGAGGAACGTTTCGGGTGAACATCGGGAAAGTAATTGCAGGTTCAGGAGAACGGTTCGCCCGTTACCTCGCCTCCGAATTGGCCGACATCACGGGGGATTTCGACGGCGACGGCATCCGCGACGTTCTTATTCACAGCGATGCGCGCCTTTTGCAGGGCTTTCGGGGAACAAGGGAGGGATTCCGTTCGAGGCCGTTGCTGGAGGTTGAGACCCAGCCGGATTGGCGTTACGCGGTGGATGACATCGATGGAGACGGACGGAGCGATATCGTGTTCCGCTGGATGGACCCGGCAAGCGCCGATGGATATGAGCGGTGCCGGGTATTTCTGACGCGGGAGAAAACGCAATGA